A stretch of the Thermodesulfobacteriota bacterium genome encodes the following:
- a CDS encoding 4Fe-4S binding protein, which produces MDKETLRRFALDLGADAVGFAAAADYASPLSPPLESLFPGVRSLVVLAYRELSTCESPSPEIAMTGRLELMDFIRSHDYQLARYIERGGGRAMTVAASYPMVMSEETKGSVGEVSLRHAAVAAGLGRLGRHNLVLHPELGSRVIFSAVLTDLELPSDPPVEGELCTQCGLCVEACPSGAFAEEGKTEVMKCIKVSQPYGIGGAIRFWSKYAEAPVAERKAMLKDTHYWRLYQAGFIGFQYFCFRCLAACPEGRGRGERG; this is translated from the coding sequence GGGTTCGCCGCGGCTGCGGACTACGCGAGCCCGCTTTCGCCTCCCCTGGAGAGCCTCTTTCCCGGGGTGCGGTCCCTGGTGGTGCTGGCCTACCGGGAGCTCTCCACCTGCGAGAGCCCCAGTCCCGAGATCGCCATGACCGGGCGCCTGGAGCTGATGGACTTCATCCGCTCCCACGACTACCAGCTCGCCCGCTACATCGAGCGCGGGGGGGGCAGGGCCATGACCGTGGCGGCCTCGTACCCCATGGTCATGAGCGAGGAGACCAAGGGCAGCGTGGGCGAGGTGAGCCTGCGCCACGCCGCGGTGGCCGCGGGGCTCGGGCGCCTGGGCCGCCATAACCTGGTGCTCCACCCCGAGCTCGGGAGCCGGGTGATCTTCTCCGCGGTGCTCACCGACCTCGAGCTGCCCTCCGACCCGCCGGTGGAGGGGGAGCTGTGCACCCAGTGCGGGCTCTGCGTGGAGGCGTGTCCCTCGGGTGCCTTTGCGGAAGAGGGCAAGACCGAGGTGATGAAGTGCATCAAGGTCTCCCAGCCCTACGGCATCGGCGGAGCCATCCGCTTCTGGTCCAAGTACGCCGAGGCCCCCGTGGCCGAGCGCAAGGCCATGCTCAAGGACACCCACTACTGGCGACTCTACCAGGCCGGCTTCATCGGCTTTCAGTACTTCTGCTTCCGGTGTCTGGCGGCCTGCCCCGAGGGGCGGGGGCGAGGGGAACGGGGCTGA